Proteins from a single region of Labedella gwakjiensis:
- a CDS encoding rhamnulokinase, with product MSTNTPGGTAVVAAVDLGATSGRVILGSVGENELGLRHVARFANDPVAVTEQRRSALHWDVLGLYRAVLTGLADAVRSEPEVASIGVDSWAVDYGLVRDGALLGVPYHYRDERNAAAVTDVHALIAPEDLFARTGLQHLPFNTVFQLQAEASAGRLGLADTALLIPDLIGYWLTGHAATEVTNASTTGLLDPRTRTWDTDLFARLRIPTGLFPRLIQPGEHLGPLLPTVAARLGAPSHLGVAAVGSHDTASAVVAVPATDESSTTAYISSGTWSLVGVELPAPVLSEAAFAANFTNEGGVDDRVRFLTNVSGLWLLSESMRSWEAGGSTPEQRSSGLAELLASAADVTGPVPVFDASDARFLPPGDMPARIDAWCAEHGVAAPRDRAEYVRSILESLAAAYARAVDQAAALSGTTIDTIHIVGGGSQNELLCQLTADATGRTVLAGPVEATAIGNILVQGRALGRVHGSLESLRSLVARTFPPRRYSPRLEGRPLP from the coding sequence ATGTCGACCAACACGCCGGGAGGCACTGCCGTCGTCGCCGCCGTGGACCTCGGCGCCACGAGCGGGCGCGTCATCCTCGGTTCGGTCGGCGAGAACGAGCTGGGCCTGCGACACGTCGCGCGATTCGCGAACGATCCCGTCGCTGTGACGGAGCAGAGGCGATCCGCGCTCCACTGGGACGTCCTCGGCCTCTACCGTGCGGTGCTCACCGGCCTCGCCGACGCCGTGCGCTCCGAACCGGAGGTCGCCTCGATCGGCGTGGACTCCTGGGCGGTCGACTACGGGCTCGTCCGCGACGGCGCACTCCTCGGTGTCCCCTACCATTACCGGGACGAGCGGAACGCTGCGGCGGTGACGGACGTCCACGCGCTGATCGCTCCGGAGGATCTCTTCGCGCGCACGGGACTGCAGCACCTCCCCTTCAACACCGTCTTCCAGCTCCAGGCCGAGGCATCCGCCGGGCGCCTCGGTCTGGCGGACACCGCCCTCCTCATCCCCGATCTGATCGGCTACTGGCTCACCGGCCACGCAGCCACCGAGGTCACCAACGCGTCGACGACCGGGTTGCTCGATCCGCGGACGCGGACGTGGGACACCGATCTGTTCGCAAGGCTCCGCATACCGACCGGACTGTTCCCCCGCCTCATCCAGCCGGGAGAACACCTCGGACCGCTCCTGCCGACGGTGGCCGCGCGCCTCGGCGCCCCGTCTCACCTCGGGGTGGCGGCTGTCGGCTCGCACGACACCGCATCCGCCGTCGTGGCCGTCCCAGCCACCGACGAGTCGAGTACCACCGCCTACATCTCGAGCGGGACGTGGTCTCTCGTCGGTGTCGAGCTGCCAGCCCCCGTGCTCTCCGAGGCCGCCTTCGCGGCGAATTTCACGAACGAGGGCGGTGTCGACGATCGCGTCCGCTTCCTCACCAACGTCTCGGGACTGTGGCTCCTGTCCGAGTCGATGCGCTCGTGGGAAGCCGGCGGGTCGACGCCCGAGCAGCGCAGCAGCGGTCTCGCCGAGCTCCTCGCGAGCGCTGCGGACGTGACGGGACCGGTTCCCGTCTTCGACGCGTCCGATGCGCGGTTCCTTCCCCCGGGCGACATGCCCGCGCGCATCGACGCGTGGTGCGCCGAGCACGGTGTCGCCGCCCCGAGAGACCGCGCGGAGTACGTCCGCTCGATCCTCGAATCGCTCGCCGCGGCCTACGCCAGAGCGGTCGACCAGGCCGCCGCGCTCTCGGGGACGACGATCGACACGATCCACATCGTGGGCGGGGGGTCCCAGAACGAGCTCCTGTGCCAGCTGACCGCCGACGCGACGGGCAGGACGGTCCTCGCCGGCCCCGTCGAAGCGACGGCGATCGGGAACATCCTGGTCCAAGGTCGAGCGCTCGGCCGAGTGCACGGCTCGCTGGAGTCGCTCCGGTCCCTTGTGGCTCGCACGTTCCCCCCGCGTCGCTACTCACCGCGGCTGGAGGGTCGACCGCTACCGTGA
- a CDS encoding DUF3349 domain-containing protein, giving the protein MTDLEQGATSIGVVSRVVRWLRAGYPSGVPEQDYVPLLGILRRSLTPEELDEVVSSLVSDAERADAGGGSFGPGRLRERVEELLLGPALPEDLTRVSARLASAGWPLGGPEEVRAEAAADAAVRAERGGLITRVVRWLRAGYPAGFPEQDFVPLVALLRRRLSDEEVAEVGARLAAEGDASVSRVDVATAIARVTSELPSDEDIDRVRRSLAEHGWPEDFPV; this is encoded by the coding sequence GTGACGGACCTGGAGCAGGGCGCAACGTCGATCGGCGTCGTCTCCCGTGTGGTCAGGTGGCTGCGCGCCGGGTACCCGTCGGGTGTGCCGGAGCAGGACTACGTGCCGCTCCTCGGCATCCTGCGCCGCAGCCTCACGCCGGAGGAGCTCGACGAGGTGGTGAGCAGCCTCGTGTCCGATGCGGAGCGCGCCGACGCCGGCGGGGGATCGTTCGGGCCGGGCCGACTGCGAGAGCGCGTCGAGGAGCTGCTCCTCGGACCGGCGCTCCCGGAGGATCTCACGCGCGTCTCGGCGCGGCTCGCGAGCGCGGGCTGGCCGCTCGGCGGTCCCGAGGAGGTGCGCGCCGAGGCGGCAGCCGATGCCGCCGTCCGGGCGGAGCGCGGCGGGCTCATCACTCGCGTGGTGCGGTGGCTGCGCGCAGGCTACCCCGCTGGCTTCCCCGAGCAGGACTTCGTGCCCCTCGTGGCCTTGCTGCGGCGTCGGCTGAGCGATGAGGAGGTCGCCGAGGTCGGGGCTCGGCTCGCGGCCGAGGGTGACGCCTCGGTGAGTCGCGTCGACGTCGCGACGGCGATCGCGAGGGTCACCTCGGAGCTGCCCTCCGACGAGGACATCGACCGCGTGCGCCGCTCCCTCGCGGAACACGGCTGGCCGGAGGACTTCCCCGTCTGA
- a CDS encoding inorganic phosphate transporter, translating to MDPIILLALVIVTALAFDFTNGFHDTANAMATSIATGALPPKIAVTLSAVLNLVGAFLSIEVALTVTNAVVKIQDSSGAPDPALLDGGGSALLLIVLAGLIGGIIWNLLTWLLGLPSSSSHALFGGLIGSALAGLGLNGVNWAGDGTKLDGVVGKVILPALMSPVLAGVVAAIGTWLVFRVIGNLTEKRLHRGFRIGQIGSASLVSLAHGTNDAQKTMGVITLALIAAGGWNDTESVPFWVKLACALAISLGTYIGGWRIIRTVGKGIVELNTPQGMAAESSSAAVILASSHLGFALSTTHVATGSILGSGVGRPGAQVRWRVALRMVVAWIITLPAAAIVGAAMWWLGHLVGGAAGGLLMVVILVAVALAIYLRSRRNSVGSHNVNDEWQDASSRPKQTTAA from the coding sequence GTGGACCCCATCATCCTGCTGGCGCTCGTCATCGTCACGGCGCTCGCCTTCGACTTCACCAACGGTTTTCACGACACGGCGAACGCGATGGCCACGTCCATCGCGACCGGTGCGCTGCCACCGAAGATCGCCGTCACCCTCTCCGCCGTGCTCAACCTCGTGGGCGCGTTCCTCAGCATCGAGGTGGCGCTCACCGTGACGAACGCGGTGGTGAAGATCCAGGACTCCTCGGGTGCTCCCGATCCGGCTCTCCTCGACGGCGGCGGCTCCGCGCTCCTCCTCATCGTGCTGGCCGGGCTTATCGGCGGCATCATCTGGAACCTCCTCACGTGGCTCCTCGGCCTCCCCTCCAGCTCGTCGCACGCGCTCTTCGGCGGCCTCATCGGCTCGGCGCTCGCAGGGCTCGGCCTCAACGGGGTCAACTGGGCCGGCGACGGCACGAAGCTCGACGGCGTCGTCGGCAAGGTCATCCTCCCCGCGCTCATGTCGCCGGTGCTGGCGGGTGTCGTGGCCGCGATCGGCACGTGGCTCGTCTTCCGCGTGATCGGCAACCTCACGGAGAAGCGGCTGCACCGCGGCTTCCGGATCGGCCAGATCGGCAGTGCGTCCCTCGTCTCCCTCGCGCACGGCACGAACGACGCGCAGAAGACGATGGGCGTCATCACCCTCGCGCTCATCGCCGCCGGCGGCTGGAACGACACCGAGTCGGTGCCGTTCTGGGTGAAGCTCGCGTGCGCCCTCGCGATCTCGCTCGGCACGTACATCGGCGGTTGGCGCATCATCCGTACGGTCGGCAAGGGCATCGTCGAACTGAACACGCCCCAGGGCATGGCGGCGGAGAGCTCGTCGGCCGCCGTGATCCTCGCATCGAGCCACCTCGGCTTCGCGCTCTCCACGACGCACGTCGCGACCGGGTCGATCCTCGGCTCCGGTGTCGGCCGCCCGGGAGCGCAGGTGCGCTGGCGTGTGGCGCTCCGCATGGTGGTCGCGTGGATCATCACGCTGCCGGCGGCGGCCATCGTGGGCGCCGCGATGTGGTGGCTCGGTCACCTCGTCGGCGGCGCGGCCGGCGGCCTCCTCATGGTCGTGATCCTCGTCGCCGTGGCCCTCGCGATCTACCTCCGCTCGCGTCGCAACAGCGTCGGATCCCACAACGTCAACGACGAGTGGCAGGACGCGTCCAGCCGCCCCAAGCAGACGACCGCAGCGTAA
- a CDS encoding IclR family transcriptional regulator has translation MMKANDETAAQESEPQATEPVAAEPQRTKGVDSARRALQILLEFSESTPELTVDNVLEKHDISVPSAYRYISLLRELDLIEEREKGRFVLSPQILRLARAAETAIDFRSQVQPILNRMAAETGETALYLRRVNDSAVCLAIAESDHPISISFQPGNLMPLYGGAAAKLLLSELTPAKLTQYFNRLGPALSKKEKGKLESDLEPLRATGYAESAGEVDRGVWASAAIVHSNGISAGALTIVAPDYRLTPEHKTQIADAVRAGAETFQSVIADRG, from the coding sequence ATGATGAAAGCCAACGACGAGACCGCCGCGCAGGAGTCCGAGCCCCAGGCCACCGAGCCCGTGGCCGCAGAACCGCAGCGCACGAAGGGCGTCGACAGTGCGCGCCGGGCTCTCCAGATCCTCCTCGAGTTCAGCGAGAGCACACCGGAGCTCACGGTCGACAACGTTCTCGAGAAGCACGACATCTCCGTGCCGAGCGCGTACCGCTACATCTCACTCCTGCGTGAGCTCGACCTCATCGAGGAGCGCGAGAAGGGGCGGTTCGTCCTCTCCCCGCAGATCCTGCGGCTCGCCCGTGCGGCCGAGACGGCGATCGACTTCCGCTCCCAGGTGCAGCCGATCCTCAACCGGATGGCCGCGGAGACCGGCGAGACGGCCCTCTATCTGCGCCGTGTGAACGACTCGGCCGTGTGCCTCGCGATCGCCGAGTCGGATCACCCCATCTCCATCTCCTTCCAGCCGGGCAACCTCATGCCCCTGTACGGCGGCGCGGCGGCGAAGCTCCTCCTCAGCGAGCTGACCCCCGCCAAGCTCACGCAGTACTTCAACCGGCTCGGCCCGGCGCTCTCGAAGAAGGAGAAGGGCAAGCTCGAGTCCGACCTCGAGCCGCTGCGCGCCACGGGCTACGCGGAGAGTGCCGGAGAGGTCGACCGCGGCGTGTGGGCGAGCGCCGCCATCGTGCACAGCAACGGCATCTCGGCCGGTGCGCTCACGATCGTCGCTCCCGACTACCGGCTCACGCCCGAGCACAAGACGCAGATCGCCGACGCCGTGCGGGCCGGAGCGGAGACGTTCCAGTCGGTCATCGCCGATCGCGGCTGA
- a CDS encoding ABC transporter permease, whose product MSEMLSATFITVFIATVIAQAMPLMLAAVGETIGEQAGVLNLGIEGVMLIGAYTGFVVTLVTGNFWIGMIAGMIGGVVANGAMLVLNVWLGLNQIVIGLAVTLIGEGVTTVLYLQNYTSSPSSLGSQPRLVIPGLSDIPIVGQSIFQQSGIFWVCVVLLLALAFALARTNWGLSTRSAGQKPSSLDAAGGSVVRTRSAAVVLSGALVGLGGAYLALLTTATFSPHVTNGLGFIAIVITMLSRGRILVVMITSLVYGLAVAVGPALQVIGYTVPADLIKMLPFIIVIIMLIVFARSSVVPPALGTPYTRGAR is encoded by the coding sequence ATGAGCGAGATGCTGTCAGCCACTTTCATCACGGTCTTCATCGCCACGGTGATCGCGCAGGCGATGCCGCTCATGCTCGCGGCCGTCGGCGAGACGATCGGCGAGCAGGCCGGCGTGCTCAACCTCGGCATCGAGGGCGTCATGCTCATCGGCGCGTACACGGGGTTCGTCGTCACCCTCGTGACGGGGAACTTCTGGATCGGGATGATCGCCGGCATGATCGGCGGCGTCGTGGCCAACGGGGCGATGCTCGTGCTCAACGTGTGGCTCGGACTGAACCAGATCGTCATCGGTCTCGCCGTCACGCTCATCGGCGAGGGCGTCACGACCGTGCTGTACCTGCAGAACTACACGTCGTCGCCCTCGAGCCTCGGCAGCCAGCCACGGCTCGTCATCCCCGGGCTCTCGGACATCCCGATCGTCGGGCAGTCGATCTTCCAGCAGTCGGGCATCTTCTGGGTGTGCGTCGTGCTCCTGCTCGCCCTGGCGTTCGCGCTCGCGCGCACAAACTGGGGCCTCTCCACGCGGTCCGCCGGGCAGAAGCCGTCGTCGCTCGACGCGGCGGGCGGCAGCGTGGTCCGCACGCGGTCGGCTGCCGTCGTGCTGAGCGGGGCGCTCGTCGGCCTCGGCGGCGCCTACCTCGCCCTCCTCACGACGGCGACGTTCAGTCCGCACGTCACGAACGGCCTCGGCTTCATCGCCATCGTGATCACGATGCTCTCGCGTGGTCGGATCCTCGTGGTCATGATCACGTCGCTCGTCTACGGTCTCGCCGTGGCCGTCGGGCCGGCGCTCCAAGTGATCGGGTACACCGTGCCGGCCGACCTCATCAAGATGCTGCCGTTCATCATCGTCATCATCATGCTCATCGTGTTCGCCCGCAGTTCCGTGGTCCCTCCGGCCCTCGGAACCCCCTACACGCGCGGAGCCCGGTGA
- a CDS encoding putative B6 ABC transporter permease subunit 2, protein MTTETTTAARLAQGFVRSVVPVLLALVVAGLIMLAMGASPLDFFAGVWKYGITGSNWQRSLALMAPLLIVAIGIIVAFRGQLWNLGYNGQYLLGAVVASGLGPILFASMPAALATVIIFLVAILTGAVWSLVPAILKARYGTNEIITSLVMSFIAVGVVNLLIKGVFKDPNVTTPQTTVIGDTELLPYIPGTQIHIGFLIAIALAFLGQYVLSRTSFGLRIDIFGASPQAARHVGLNSTWMVVLLFALSSGLIALAGSIDILGQFTYQRADWDPRYGDAVMPLVFLARFRPVAAIPFVAFYAVLATGGTLASQQAGLNVDFLLVIVGLILLFMTITEFIGERRRLGQSYLPAGLRRTIVQPFARTSERTSA, encoded by the coding sequence ATGACCACCGAGACCACCACGGCCGCGCGCCTCGCCCAGGGGTTCGTGCGCTCCGTCGTCCCCGTCCTCCTCGCCCTCGTCGTGGCGGGGCTCATCATGCTCGCGATGGGCGCGAGCCCTCTCGACTTCTTCGCCGGCGTCTGGAAGTACGGCATCACGGGGAGCAACTGGCAGCGCAGCCTCGCGCTCATGGCCCCGCTGCTCATCGTCGCGATCGGCATCATCGTGGCCTTCCGCGGCCAGCTGTGGAACCTGGGCTACAACGGCCAGTACCTGCTCGGCGCGGTCGTCGCGTCGGGCCTCGGTCCGATCCTCTTCGCGTCGATGCCCGCGGCGCTTGCGACCGTGATCATCTTCCTCGTCGCCATCCTGACCGGCGCGGTCTGGTCGCTCGTGCCCGCGATCCTCAAGGCGCGCTACGGCACGAACGAGATCATCACCTCCCTCGTCATGTCGTTCATCGCGGTCGGCGTCGTGAACCTCCTCATCAAGGGCGTCTTCAAGGACCCGAACGTGACGACGCCGCAGACCACCGTGATCGGCGACACCGAGTTGCTGCCCTACATCCCGGGCACGCAGATCCACATCGGCTTCCTCATCGCCATCGCCCTCGCGTTCCTCGGGCAGTACGTCCTCAGCCGAACGTCCTTCGGTCTCCGGATCGACATCTTCGGCGCGAGCCCGCAGGCCGCACGCCACGTGGGCCTCAACTCCACGTGGATGGTCGTGCTCCTCTTCGCCTTGTCGAGCGGACTCATCGCGCTCGCCGGCTCGATCGACATCCTGGGACAGTTCACGTACCAGCGCGCCGACTGGGACCCCCGGTACGGAGACGCGGTCATGCCTCTCGTGTTCCTCGCGCGGTTCCGCCCCGTCGCGGCCATCCCGTTCGTCGCGTTCTACGCCGTACTCGCCACGGGCGGCACGCTCGCCTCCCAGCAGGCGGGCCTCAACGTGGACTTCCTCCTCGTGATCGTCGGACTCATCCTGCTCTTCATGACCATCACCGAGTTCATCGGCGAGCGCCGGCGGCTCGGGCAGAGCTACCTGCCAGCGGGCCTCCGCCGCACCATCGTCCAACCGTTCGCCCGCACATCGGAGAGGACGTCGGCATGA
- a CDS encoding putative B6 ABC transporter ATP-binding protein, with translation MTATATTDVISLRGITKAFPGVIANDDISLDIVPGQVHCLLGENGAGKSTLISILAGMQQPDSGTIAIGGSVVDITSPKIAVDHGIGVVHQHSTLVPAFTVLENLMLGETGVMLDTKRATERLDELADLLGVRIDPHALTGDLGLGQQQQVEIAKAMWKGSRLLVLDEPTSMLTPQAIENLGESIERVTAQGLAVVLITHKLREAYAMGDCVTILRGGRNVGHISTEELSTYSEQQAQDAILAAMFGEDLAAVGDEAGEIAGATEASRETEAIDFASRPVRLELRGASSRGLGRDVEVEDVSLVLREGEILGIAGIDGHGQSALSELVAGQRSAVSGSVVFDGDDITRSGVRGRQRLGIRYVTDDRLHEGTVGSMSVALNLVIKRIGERPFWKSGRIQPKAVEAEADRLIEEYGIRTPSPQTRAGTLSGGNIQKILLARELENGARLVVVNKPTYGLDLKTVHLVREILKDFAAAGGSVLLLSTDLDELIELSHRIQVISRGRLVGDIVNDGAGTAEKVGQYMTGAIEGTDR, from the coding sequence GTGACGGCAACGGCCACGACCGACGTCATCTCTCTGCGCGGCATCACGAAGGCGTTCCCCGGCGTCATCGCCAACGACGACATCTCCCTCGACATCGTGCCGGGGCAAGTGCACTGCCTCCTCGGCGAGAACGGGGCCGGCAAGTCCACGCTCATCAGCATCCTCGCCGGGATGCAGCAGCCCGACTCCGGCACCATCGCGATCGGCGGCTCGGTCGTCGACATCACGTCGCCAAAGATCGCCGTGGACCACGGCATCGGCGTCGTCCACCAGCACTCCACCCTCGTACCCGCGTTCACGGTGCTCGAGAACCTCATGCTCGGCGAGACCGGCGTGATGCTCGACACCAAGCGGGCCACGGAGCGTCTCGACGAGCTCGCCGACCTCCTCGGCGTACGCATCGACCCGCATGCCCTCACCGGCGACCTCGGGCTCGGCCAGCAGCAGCAGGTCGAGATCGCGAAGGCGATGTGGAAGGGCAGCCGGCTCCTCGTGCTCGACGAGCCCACCTCCATGCTCACGCCGCAAGCGATCGAGAACCTCGGCGAGAGCATCGAGCGCGTCACGGCGCAGGGCCTCGCCGTCGTGCTCATCACCCACAAGCTCCGCGAGGCGTATGCAATGGGCGACTGCGTCACCATCCTGCGCGGCGGTCGCAACGTGGGACACATCTCCACCGAGGAGCTCTCCACCTACAGCGAGCAGCAGGCGCAGGACGCGATCCTCGCCGCGATGTTCGGCGAGGACCTCGCCGCGGTCGGGGACGAAGCGGGCGAGATCGCCGGCGCCACCGAGGCCAGCAGGGAGACGGAGGCGATCGACTTCGCGAGCCGTCCCGTGCGCCTCGAGCTCCGCGGGGCGTCCAGCCGCGGCCTCGGCCGCGACGTCGAGGTCGAGGACGTCTCCCTCGTCCTCCGGGAGGGCGAGATCCTCGGGATCGCCGGCATCGACGGACACGGGCAGAGCGCCCTCTCGGAACTCGTCGCGGGCCAGCGCTCCGCCGTGTCCGGCTCCGTCGTCTTCGATGGCGACGACATCACGCGCTCGGGGGTGCGCGGCCGACAGCGACTCGGCATCCGGTACGTCACGGACGACCGCCTCCACGAGGGCACCGTCGGATCGATGTCCGTGGCCCTCAACCTCGTCATCAAGCGCATCGGCGAGCGGCCGTTCTGGAAGTCCGGACGCATCCAGCCGAAAGCGGTCGAGGCAGAGGCGGATCGCCTCATCGAGGAGTACGGCATCCGCACGCCCTCGCCCCAGACCCGTGCCGGAACGCTCTCCGGCGGCAACATCCAGAAGATCCTCCTCGCGCGCGAGCTCGAGAACGGAGCCCGACTCGTGGTGGTGAACAAGCCCACCTACGGACTCGACCTCAAGACCGTGCACCTCGTGCGCGAGATCCTCAAGGACTTCGCCGCCGCCGGCGGCTCCGTCCTCCTCCTCTCCACCGACCTCGACGAACTCATCGAGCTCTCGCACCGCATCCAGGTGATCTCCCGCGGACGCCTCGTGGGCGACATCGTCAACGACGGCGCCGGAACGGCGGAGAAGGTGGGCCAGTACATGACCGGCGCGATCGAAGGCACGGACCGATGA
- a CDS encoding putative B6 ABC transporter substrate-binding protein yields the protein MNRFTGGPRRGTASRVLVLTVASGLVVALSACSSGRGGGSDDTDASSSGTEVTQFALVAPENESDYGYNQAGIEAANAAAEELGIDVTVVPDAGYDNIETVLNQVADGGAQFIVAHASGYNVGAAAAAAAKNVPILIQDAGEEENVPDQIAAVKPEGQEGGYLAGVAAAMATTSKKVGIVVSADNANWFAMSSGFAEGVYSVDPTIQVLYTSVGPAAYADAAGGKVATEQIIASGADVVFGMGDGATLGYLQAIEASEGVMYIADIGDVTPGLSDPSKLLTSVRWNYEPAYVQAIKDVEAGTFGDTTYAVDVENGGMYLQETDQLTSEITEAVDAAAASISDGSITPTIATSADEVAAVIAAKGE from the coding sequence ATGAACAGATTCACCGGCGGCCCCCGCCGCGGTACAGCGTCACGCGTGCTCGTTCTCACCGTTGCGAGCGGCCTCGTCGTGGCTCTCAGCGCCTGCTCCTCGGGTCGCGGGGGCGGCTCCGACGACACCGACGCCTCGTCGTCCGGCACGGAGGTCACGCAGTTCGCCCTCGTCGCCCCCGAGAACGAATCGGACTACGGCTACAACCAGGCGGGCATCGAGGCCGCGAACGCCGCGGCTGAGGAGCTCGGCATCGACGTGACCGTCGTGCCCGACGCGGGCTACGACAACATCGAGACCGTCCTCAACCAGGTCGCCGACGGCGGAGCCCAGTTCATCGTGGCCCACGCGTCCGGCTACAACGTCGGCGCCGCTGCGGCTGCGGCCGCCAAGAACGTGCCCATCCTCATCCAGGACGCCGGTGAGGAGGAGAACGTGCCAGACCAGATCGCGGCCGTGAAGCCGGAAGGTCAGGAGGGCGGCTACCTCGCGGGCGTCGCCGCCGCCATGGCGACGACCTCCAAGAAGGTCGGCATCGTGGTCTCGGCCGACAACGCCAACTGGTTCGCGATGTCCTCCGGCTTCGCCGAGGGTGTCTACAGCGTCGACCCCACCATCCAGGTGCTCTACACCTCCGTGGGACCGGCCGCATACGCGGACGCCGCCGGCGGCAAGGTCGCGACGGAGCAGATCATCGCGTCGGGCGCCGACGTCGTGTTCGGCATGGGCGACGGCGCGACCCTCGGTTACCTGCAGGCCATCGAGGCCTCTGAGGGCGTCATGTACATCGCCGACATCGGCGACGTGACCCCGGGCCTCAGCGACCCGAGCAAGCTACTCACCTCCGTGCGCTGGAACTATGAGCCCGCCTACGTGCAGGCGATCAAGGACGTGGAGGCCGGCACCTTCGGCGACACCACGTACGCGGTCGACGTGGAGAACGGCGGAATGTACCTTCAGGAGACGGACCAGCTGACCTCCGAGATCACCGAAGCGGTCGACGCGGCAGCGGCGAGCATCTCCGACGGCTCCATCACGCCGACGATCGCGACATCGGCCGACGAGGTCGCCGCCGTCATCGCCGCCAAGGGTGAGTGA
- the pldA gene encoding 4-pyridoxolactonase, producing MTDPKVYLLDGGTLVIDESDVHWHINAGNPVRFPVYSVLIEHPDALILFDTGFDLDHVNAVLPFELPMQTPEQTIPAQLAACGFTPDDVDIVVNSHFHFDHVGGNKHLTKAETLVHVEELRHAKVPEPFERLGYSDLSFDHKDTTYRPISGDFEIVPGVWLFETPGHTIGHYSLLVELENERNMLFCGDAAYTRTTLEKEWIAGFHLDPAKSVQAIRRLNYLARTKNADIYPSHELASFEQWKLAPDFYGGQ from the coding sequence ATGACAGACCCGAAGGTGTACCTCCTCGACGGCGGCACGCTCGTGATCGACGAGTCGGACGTGCACTGGCACATCAACGCGGGCAATCCCGTGCGCTTCCCCGTCTACAGCGTGCTCATCGAGCACCCCGACGCCCTCATCCTCTTCGACACCGGGTTCGACCTCGACCACGTCAACGCCGTGCTCCCGTTCGAGCTGCCGATGCAGACGCCCGAGCAGACGATCCCCGCGCAGCTCGCGGCGTGCGGCTTCACGCCCGACGACGTCGACATCGTCGTGAACTCCCACTTCCACTTCGACCACGTCGGCGGCAACAAGCACCTCACGAAGGCGGAGACGCTCGTGCACGTGGAGGAGCTGCGGCACGCGAAGGTGCCGGAGCCGTTCGAGCGGCTCGGCTACTCGGACCTGTCCTTCGACCACAAGGACACCACCTACCGCCCCATCTCGGGCGACTTCGAGATCGTGCCGGGTGTGTGGCTCTTCGAGACCCCCGGCCACACGATCGGCCACTACTCGCTGCTCGTGGAGCTCGAGAACGAGCGGAACATGCTGTTCTGCGGCGACGCCGCGTATACGCGCACGACCCTCGAGAAGGAGTGGATCGCCGGCTTCCACCTCGACCCCGCGAAGTCGGTGCAGGCGATCCGCCGCCTCAACTACCTCGCCCGCACGAAGAACGCCGACATCTACCCGTCGCACGAGCTCGCGTCCTTCGAGCAGTGGAAGCTCGCGCCCGACTTCTACGGCGGGCAGTAG
- the pldH gene encoding pyridoxal 4-dehydrogenase, SDR-type, with product MPHTDQRVALITGAAQGIGAAIADELASDGLLVVVADVNQEGAEAVAARNGGVAKVLDVSDPARVAAVVAEVVEEFGRIDVLVNNAALVPLTPWADISFEEWRRVMSVNLDGIYLMTHAVTPIMGKAGYGRIVNIASNTFVAGTPNCAHYVATKGASIGLVRGLAGELGPLGITINAVAPGIIASEGVLGGPHESGFDYVVPMQAFDRRGLPQDVAPAVAFLASEKAGWVTGQTLVVDAGHTRN from the coding sequence ATGCCCCACACCGACCAGCGCGTCGCCCTCATCACCGGCGCGGCCCAGGGCATCGGCGCCGCGATCGCCGACGAGCTCGCCTCCGACGGCCTGCTCGTCGTCGTGGCCGACGTGAACCAGGAGGGCGCCGAGGCAGTGGCCGCGCGCAACGGCGGCGTCGCGAAGGTGCTCGACGTGAGCGACCCGGCGCGCGTCGCCGCAGTGGTCGCCGAGGTCGTGGAGGAGTTCGGGCGGATCGACGTGCTCGTGAACAACGCGGCCCTCGTGCCGCTCACCCCCTGGGCGGACATCTCGTTCGAGGAGTGGCGGCGCGTCATGTCCGTGAACCTCGACGGCATCTACCTCATGACCCACGCCGTCACACCCATCATGGGGAAGGCCGGCTACGGCCGCATCGTCAACATCGCCTCGAACACCTTCGTGGCCGGAACGCCGAACTGCGCGCACTACGTCGCCACGAAGGGCGCGTCGATCGGTCTCGTCCGCGGCCTCGCCGGCGAGCTCGGCCCCCTCGGCATCACGATCAACGCCGTGGCCCCCGGCATCATCGCGAGCGAGGGCGTTCTCGGCGGCCCGCACGAGTCCGGCTTCGACTACGTCGTGCCCATGCAGGCCTTCGACCGCCGTGGTCTCCCCCAGGACGTCGCCCCCGCCGTCGCGTTCCTCGCCTCCGAGAAGGCTGGCTGGGTCACCGGCCAGACCCTCGTGGTCGACGCCGGCCACACCCGCAACTGA